The proteins below are encoded in one region of Treponema sp. J25:
- a CDS encoding extracellular solute-binding protein, producing MKGREWQISFSFYNKKKRGWFVFLLLMETAFSKIGFCEAGKELQVLRWSRSGSIRSYLEAHQNEERPLMEISFPAVAYDAYASEADLKKVAEFQGKQDVLLWRGEGSWVEWQFSVPQGGLYYLILDYFPLPAKGMEIELAVYLDGRLPYDDLGTVRLPRVWKDAGEIQRDDLGNDLRPGQIEEPVWSQRILTDTQGFYNKKLPLFVSAGSHRIRLELRREALALSRIGLSNPPEPPNYATYLTSVQAPPAPGQHTRASSSSSLLIKIQAERPFRKSDSTLSATYDRSSAATEPMDPAKIRLNTIGGSWSWKLPGQWIEWKVVIPEDGWYYFFAKGRQNFQRGMAATRIVSIDGVVPYKELENLEFPYSLKWQMVYPRDEKGDPCRIYLSKGEHTIRLEASLGRLSPILTAVDDLTYEVNALRRRFIMIMGAEPDLYRDYQLEKEIPGLLESLEDLSRRFTEQADEFERITGQRGSEAATLRRIAAQLAEFAKHPEYIPHRQGSFRDNIANLASWILYRKEVPLELDYLGFAPAGATLPPAMPSFWAQLKMSVQSFFASFFEDYTSIGKKQKGNVITVWIASGRDQAQILRDLIINDFTPKTGIKVNLSLVQGSLIEATLAGRGPEIAINTSRGQPINLAARNALYDLSSFSDFPEVARRFAETALVPYTYRGKVYALPLTQDFHVLFYRKDIFAELGINPPDTWDDVYRILPILQRNNMQMGLPYQATDALDLIDAGMGARNIFPTLLLQNGGAFYTKDFTKTALTEPAAYAAFKQWIDFYAAYGFTLKYDFYSRFRTGEMPIGIASYGMYNLFMAAAPEIRNAWEIRPIPGKRQADGSINRSEAGSGSAVIMFKHIKNPGAGWEFLKWWTSATVQLEYARRTETIMGPAARLNTANLETFEQMPWAKKEAEVIKTQWAHVKEVPEIPGGYYTIRMLDTAFSLAYYNNENPRAVLYKYTDMINEELARKRKELGLDHE from the coding sequence ATGAAAGGTAGAGAATGGCAAATCTCTTTTTCTTTTTATAACAAGAAAAAGAGAGGGTGGTTTGTTTTTTTGCTTTTAATGGAAACCGCTTTCTCTAAAATCGGTTTCTGTGAGGCTGGCAAGGAATTGCAGGTGCTCCGCTGGTCCCGCTCTGGATCTATTCGATCCTATCTTGAGGCTCATCAGAATGAGGAGCGGCCGCTAATGGAAATATCTTTCCCTGCTGTGGCCTATGATGCGTACGCTTCTGAGGCGGATCTGAAGAAGGTAGCAGAATTTCAGGGAAAGCAGGATGTTCTTTTGTGGCGGGGAGAAGGAAGTTGGGTGGAATGGCAATTTTCGGTGCCCCAGGGGGGGCTCTATTATTTGATCCTTGACTATTTCCCTCTCCCGGCAAAAGGCATGGAAATAGAGCTGGCCGTGTACCTTGATGGTCGGCTTCCCTATGATGATTTGGGTACGGTGCGTCTTCCTCGTGTATGGAAAGACGCTGGGGAAATACAACGGGACGACCTGGGGAATGATCTTCGTCCTGGCCAGATTGAAGAGCCTGTCTGGTCACAGCGGATCCTGACGGATACCCAGGGGTTTTATAACAAAAAATTGCCCCTCTTTGTATCAGCGGGTTCCCACCGTATCAGGCTGGAATTAAGACGGGAAGCCCTGGCCCTTTCTCGCATAGGGCTCTCTAATCCTCCGGAGCCACCCAACTATGCGACATACCTCACCTCAGTCCAGGCACCGCCGGCCCCAGGACAGCATACCAGGGCTTCCTCGTCTTCCAGCCTTTTAATAAAGATACAGGCAGAGCGGCCTTTTCGCAAGTCCGATTCTACCCTTTCGGCCACCTATGACCGTTCTTCAGCGGCGACGGAACCCATGGACCCCGCTAAAATTCGGCTTAACACCATCGGTGGTTCCTGGAGTTGGAAATTACCGGGCCAGTGGATCGAGTGGAAGGTGGTTATTCCTGAAGATGGCTGGTACTACTTTTTTGCCAAGGGGCGGCAAAATTTTCAGCGGGGGATGGCGGCTACCCGCATCGTTTCTATTGATGGTGTTGTCCCTTATAAGGAACTGGAAAATCTAGAATTCCCCTATTCTCTTAAATGGCAGATGGTGTATCCCCGGGATGAGAAAGGAGACCCTTGCCGTATCTATCTTTCCAAAGGGGAACATACTATTCGGCTGGAGGCAAGCCTTGGCCGCCTTTCTCCTATCCTTACGGCGGTGGATGATCTAACCTATGAGGTAAACGCCCTTCGTCGTCGGTTTATCATGATCATGGGGGCAGAACCGGATTTATACCGGGATTATCAATTGGAAAAAGAGATTCCCGGTCTTTTGGAGTCCCTTGAGGATCTATCCCGTCGTTTTACTGAACAGGCCGATGAATTTGAGCGAATTACCGGTCAGCGGGGAAGTGAAGCGGCCACCCTCCGCCGGATTGCCGCCCAACTTGCGGAATTTGCAAAGCATCCTGAATATATTCCCCACCGGCAGGGAAGCTTCCGGGATAATATTGCAAACCTGGCAAGCTGGATTCTGTATCGAAAAGAAGTACCCCTGGAATTGGATTATCTGGGGTTTGCCCCTGCGGGTGCGACCCTTCCTCCTGCGATGCCCTCTTTTTGGGCCCAGCTTAAGATGTCGGTCCAGTCGTTTTTTGCCTCCTTTTTTGAAGATTACACCAGTATAGGTAAGAAGCAGAAAGGTAATGTCATAACCGTATGGATCGCCTCGGGGCGGGATCAGGCCCAGATTCTGCGGGATCTTATTATCAACGATTTTACCCCCAAAACAGGCATTAAGGTGAATCTCAGTTTGGTCCAGGGAAGCCTTATCGAAGCAACCTTGGCAGGCCGGGGACCGGAAATAGCGATCAATACGTCCCGAGGACAGCCAATCAACCTTGCGGCCCGGAATGCTCTTTACGATTTGAGTAGCTTTTCTGATTTCCCAGAAGTTGCCCGGCGTTTTGCAGAGACAGCCCTTGTTCCCTACACCTATCGAGGCAAGGTATATGCCTTGCCCCTTACCCAGGATTTTCATGTGCTTTTTTATCGTAAAGACATTTTTGCTGAACTGGGTATAAATCCACCGGATACCTGGGATGATGTGTATCGAATCCTTCCTATTCTCCAGCGAAATAACATGCAGATGGGGCTTCCCTATCAGGCAACGGATGCGCTGGATCTCATCGATGCAGGGATGGGGGCCCGAAATATCTTCCCCACCCTTTTGTTGCAGAATGGAGGGGCCTTCTATACCAAAGATTTTACCAAGACGGCCCTTACGGAACCTGCAGCCTATGCGGCCTTTAAGCAATGGATCGATTTTTATGCGGCCTATGGGTTTACCCTTAAGTATGATTTTTATTCTCGCTTTAGAACTGGAGAGATGCCTATCGGTATTGCTTCGTATGGGATGTATAACCTTTTTATGGCTGCGGCTCCTGAGATCCGAAATGCTTGGGAAATACGTCCTATCCCTGGAAAACGACAAGCGGATGGTTCTATTAATCGGAGTGAAGCAGGCAGTGGTAGTGCGGTAATCATGTTTAAGCATATCAAAAATCCCGGTGCTGGATGGGAATTCCTGAAGTGGTGGACCAGTGCGACTGTTCAACTGGAATATGCCCGACGTACTGAAACAATAATGGGGCCTGCAGCTCGGCTGAACACGGCTAATCTTGAAACCTTTGAACAAATGCCCTGGGCAAAGAAAGAAGCGGAGGTGATAAAGACCCAGTGGGCCCATGTAAAGGAGGTCCCCGAAATACCAGGAGGATACTATACCATCCGAATGCTCGATACGGCCTTTAGTTTAGCCTACTACAACAACGAAAATCCCCGGGCCGTTTTATATAAATATACAGACATGATTAATGAAGAACTGGCAAGAAAACGAAAGGAGCTTGGACTCGATCATGAATAG
- a CDS encoding YIP1 family protein, which translates to MRGRAILFILILNFAARISLYAAPPTQPSVPYHSYTYGVWGSSTYAFPAYMPAEIVTGFDLGVGAFKNPKDLFRGPDRTVYLLDTGNKRILVLDEQLRLIKTISTFYRAGGAFELQDPRGLCLDNAGHLYVADRGAGAVYVFDEKLNLLTEIHKPQSDIVDPTVEFLPEKVLVDHLGTVYVLVFGSYQGAYTFSADGAFLGFFGANRVQVSARLQKDRLWRMFMTKEQRERMYRYVPVEYVNFALDQEGFIYTVSNFGDNEQPGQVRKLNSLSENILFAGRKPRQAFFGDLEQVWTNRIEKSLLVAVDVDEKNFINVLDSERGRVFQYDQSCNLIAIFGGPGDQMGTSRNAVDLVSLGERILVLDEVKGAITVFAPTYYGKALREATVLYEDGRYQEALQHYLEALHYDRNNYIIQRGIARAYERMGRYEDAMAYYRLAQNREGYSNAFREWRTRFLRQHFSLFMGILVALFALPSLVLRWYRRKHPRSVERVLYVSKEWFPFYLLRHPFKGWDELKREGTGSLGISFVILGLWFLCNVIEFQFTGFIFNPNRLDQMNLWIIMASTWGVFILWTIANWGICTLHDGKGTFREIWIFTSYTLVIYILATVPLVVVSNLLTQEEGAFLQLARSVVSLWFGIEFVMAVMAVHQYDLKTTFWSIFLTILGMLLIVFVVVMFVSLFNQGYDFISTIIQEILLRL; encoded by the coding sequence ATGAGAGGGCGTGCTATCCTTTTCATCCTTATATTGAATTTTGCTGCTAGAATTTCCCTATATGCGGCTCCCCCCACTCAGCCATCGGTGCCTTACCATTCTTACACCTATGGGGTATGGGGCTCTAGCACCTACGCGTTCCCTGCGTATATGCCAGCGGAGATTGTAACTGGTTTTGATCTTGGGGTAGGAGCGTTTAAAAATCCGAAGGATCTTTTTCGGGGACCCGATAGGACAGTTTATCTCTTGGATACAGGTAATAAACGTATCCTTGTCCTTGATGAACAGCTTCGGCTCATTAAAACGATTAGTACCTTTTACCGGGCTGGGGGGGCCTTTGAGTTGCAGGACCCTCGAGGGCTTTGTCTTGATAATGCAGGACATTTGTATGTGGCCGATCGGGGGGCCGGGGCGGTATATGTGTTTGATGAAAAGCTCAATCTTCTTACGGAAATTCATAAACCCCAGTCAGATATTGTAGACCCCACGGTAGAATTTTTGCCCGAGAAGGTTCTGGTAGATCATCTTGGTACGGTGTACGTCCTTGTTTTTGGTTCCTATCAAGGGGCATACACCTTTTCTGCAGATGGGGCTTTCCTGGGCTTTTTTGGGGCCAACCGGGTGCAGGTAAGTGCCCGTCTTCAAAAGGATCGTCTTTGGCGCATGTTCATGACCAAGGAACAACGAGAACGGATGTACCGCTATGTACCGGTAGAATATGTGAATTTTGCCCTGGATCAGGAAGGTTTTATCTATACGGTCTCTAACTTTGGAGATAACGAACAGCCAGGACAGGTTCGAAAACTTAACTCCCTTTCAGAAAACATCCTTTTTGCAGGGCGAAAACCCCGTCAGGCCTTCTTTGGAGATCTAGAACAGGTGTGGACTAACCGGATCGAAAAATCCCTTCTTGTGGCAGTGGATGTGGATGAAAAGAACTTTATCAATGTGCTGGATTCTGAGCGGGGGCGGGTATTTCAGTATGATCAATCCTGTAATCTGATCGCTATCTTTGGAGGGCCAGGAGATCAGATGGGGACAAGCCGGAATGCGGTGGACCTGGTAAGTCTGGGAGAGCGGATTCTAGTATTAGACGAAGTAAAAGGGGCTATTACTGTTTTTGCTCCGACCTATTATGGAAAGGCCCTTCGGGAGGCGACGGTTCTATATGAGGATGGACGTTATCAAGAGGCCCTTCAGCACTACCTCGAAGCCCTTCATTATGACAGGAATAATTATATCATCCAGCGAGGTATTGCTCGAGCCTACGAACGGATGGGGCGATACGAAGATGCCATGGCGTATTATCGCCTTGCCCAAAACCGAGAGGGCTACTCCAACGCCTTCCGAGAGTGGCGGACCCGTTTCTTACGGCAGCACTTTTCTCTTTTTATGGGGATTCTTGTAGCGTTGTTTGCGCTGCCTTCCCTGGTGTTACGATGGTATCGACGAAAACACCCGCGGTCGGTTGAGCGGGTACTGTATGTTTCAAAAGAATGGTTTCCCTTCTATCTCTTACGACATCCCTTTAAAGGGTGGGATGAACTGAAACGAGAGGGAACAGGATCCCTGGGAATTTCATTTGTTATTTTAGGGCTCTGGTTCCTCTGTAATGTCATAGAATTTCAGTTTACGGGCTTTATTTTTAATCCCAACCGCTTGGACCAGATGAACCTGTGGATCATCATGGCTTCGACCTGGGGCGTATTTATCCTTTGGACGATAGCGAACTGGGGAATTTGTACCCTCCATGACGGCAAAGGTACTTTCCGAGAAATCTGGATTTTTACTTCCTATACCTTGGTTATTTATATCCTTGCCACCGTACCCCTTGTCGTTGTGAGCAATCTCCTCACCCAGGAAGAAGGGGCTTTTTTACAGCTTGCCCGGTCAGTAGTTTCCTTGTGGTTCGGTATCGAATTCGTTATGGCGGTGATGGCGGTTCATCAATATGACCTGAAAACAACTTTCTGGTCTATTTTTCTTACCATTCTTGGAATGCTTCTTATTGTTTTTGTGGTGGTGATGTTTGTTTCCCTCTTTAATCAGGGCTATGACTTTATTTCTACCATTATACAGGAGATTTTGTTACGCCTAT
- a CDS encoding carbohydrate ABC transporter permease codes for MKVRFHRLRTNRKLNRSAGGNFLLFLVLALLGAFMVLPLLYAFVSAFKPMEELFIFPPRFFVANPTLDNFIHLSQILSNYWVPFSRYLFNSVFVSVVATFGSVMVSSMAAYPMAKHSFPGRKPLSDVVVLALLFTPQVLYIPQYIIIAKLGLINTYGALILPAIQSPLGVFLMKQFMTQIPTSLLEASRIDGANEFTTWWKVVMPSVKPAWLTLIIFAFQSIWNQPGNSYVYDEAMKVLPSIMGQIQGGGLARAGVVAAVALVMMIPPLVLFQLTQRSVIETMTTSGIKE; via the coding sequence ATGAAAGTACGATTCCATCGACTCCGAACTAACCGTAAACTAAATCGTTCTGCGGGGGGTAACTTCCTGCTTTTTCTTGTATTGGCTTTGCTGGGGGCCTTCATGGTGCTTCCCTTGCTGTATGCCTTTGTGTCGGCTTTTAAGCCCATGGAAGAACTTTTTATTTTCCCACCCCGCTTTTTTGTGGCAAATCCGACCCTCGATAACTTTATTCATTTATCGCAAATACTCTCGAATTACTGGGTTCCCTTTAGTCGCTATCTTTTTAATAGCGTTTTTGTGTCGGTGGTAGCTACCTTTGGGAGTGTTATGGTGTCCAGTATGGCGGCCTATCCGATGGCAAAGCATAGCTTCCCGGGCAGGAAGCCCCTCTCTGATGTGGTGGTGCTGGCTCTCCTCTTTACGCCCCAGGTTCTCTATATTCCTCAGTACATCATCATTGCCAAATTGGGCCTTATCAATACCTATGGAGCCCTCATTCTTCCGGCTATCCAGAGTCCCCTCGGAGTCTTCTTGATGAAACAGTTTATGACCCAAATTCCTACTAGCCTGCTGGAAGCCTCCCGTATCGATGGGGCTAATGAATTTACTACCTGGTGGAAGGTGGTTATGCCGTCGGTAAAACCCGCCTGGCTTACGCTTATTATTTTTGCTTTCCAGTCTATATGGAACCAGCCGGGAAATTCCTACGTATATGACGAGGCTATGAAGGTTCTGCCTTCGATCATGGGTCAGATCCAGGGGGGAGGTCTTGCTCGGGCAGGGGTGGTGGCGGCGGTTGCTCTGGTTATGATGATTCCTCCCCTCGTGCTGTTCCAGCTTACCCAGCGATCGGTGATCGAAACCATGACCACCTCGGGAATTAAGGAGTAA
- a CDS encoding glycoside hydrolase family 27 protein — MNQRRTPGDNLALTPPMGWNSYNTFCCEPTEDLLKEIATAMVDQGLKDAGYIYVNIDDGWMTDKRDNSGNLTVDPHKFPAGLLPVTRHIHSLGLKAGIYLGAGLRTYGEKMGSYGHEAQDAAFIAAMEFDFLKYDYRSLPDEDPPGRDVRREYEYMRDCLIATGRAMVFSICEHGRSNPWEWGPFVGHLWRSTPDIKDGFDGEIKWGWGFNKIADINERLYPYAGPGHWNDPDMLIVGLNGRLEWQGPGCTYEEYRSHFALWCLMAAPLIIGCDVRFMDTVTRSILLNRGLIAVNQDPLGIQGRVVQRGQGYDIWIKKLMNNAWAIGLYNRSEEARIISVDFRDLDFSAKKLYKCTDLWQNTEVGIVKEGLSQVVGSHDCLVFRLEAV; from the coding sequence ATGAATCAACGACGAACGCCAGGGGATAATCTTGCCCTTACCCCTCCTATGGGATGGAATTCTTACAATACGTTTTGTTGTGAGCCCACCGAAGATTTACTGAAAGAAATCGCCACTGCGATGGTGGATCAGGGCTTAAAAGATGCGGGGTATATTTATGTCAATATTGATGATGGGTGGATGACAGATAAGCGGGATAACTCTGGAAACTTAACAGTAGATCCGCACAAATTCCCCGCCGGTTTATTGCCAGTTACTCGCCATATCCATTCCTTGGGTCTTAAAGCGGGGATTTATTTAGGGGCGGGGTTACGCACCTACGGCGAAAAAATGGGAAGTTACGGTCATGAAGCGCAGGATGCGGCCTTTATCGCGGCGATGGAATTTGATTTTCTTAAATATGATTACCGCTCCCTTCCCGATGAAGATCCCCCAGGTCGGGATGTCCGCCGGGAATACGAGTACATGCGGGACTGTCTTATCGCAACGGGGCGAGCTATGGTCTTTAGTATCTGCGAACATGGTCGTTCTAATCCATGGGAATGGGGGCCTTTTGTAGGACACCTCTGGCGTTCGACCCCGGACATAAAAGACGGTTTTGATGGAGAGATAAAATGGGGCTGGGGGTTCAACAAAATCGCGGATATCAATGAAAGGCTATACCCCTATGCGGGGCCGGGACACTGGAACGATCCGGATATGCTGATTGTAGGACTCAATGGTAGACTTGAATGGCAGGGACCGGGGTGTACCTACGAAGAATATCGTAGTCACTTTGCCCTCTGGTGTCTTATGGCGGCCCCTCTTATTATTGGCTGTGATGTTCGTTTTATGGATACCGTGACTCGTTCTATTCTTCTGAATCGAGGCCTTATTGCGGTGAACCAGGATCCCCTAGGAATACAAGGTCGTGTGGTCCAGCGAGGGCAGGGATACGATATATGGATAAAGAAGCTGATGAACAACGCCTGGGCCATTGGTTTGTATAATCGGTCTGAAGAGGCCCGCATTATTTCGGTAGACTTCCGGGATCTGGATTTTTCTGCAAAAAAACTTTACAAATGCACAGACCTGTGGCAAAATACCGAGGTAGGTATAGTGAAAGAGGGGCTCAGCCAGGTCGTGGGTTCCCACGATTGTCTGGTTTTTCGGCTGGAAGCGGTGTAG
- a CDS encoding LCCL domain-containing protein — MRRIPFFNCIFLTFIVVTYPLLAETPVFISDHPVGEIFEATITGYAYGSVWGTDMYTADSNVNTAAVHAGVLRHGETGKVRIEVLPGQDRYVGSTRNGVRSSDYGSYPLSFRFLPLSKAEASSSQSEQIIYVLRTIPPLNDLPWIPGISVYIEVTGSTEGSVWGTDIYTHDSAVPVAAVHAGLLQPGQKGIIQLTMLEGQNAYKGSLRNGINSRDYGSWGKSYRLAPAPVHTRVIWAIANPERIDTLSGVAPGQSYYVWTIGKTNRPIWGTDIYTADSDPAAAAIHMGLLKPNEAKVLLLQTLPGQSSYTGSLRNGIQSSNWGSFPLSYSLRLP; from the coding sequence ATGCGACGAATACCGTTTTTTAATTGTATCTTCCTTACTTTTATTGTTGTAACATACCCCTTACTAGCAGAAACCCCTGTATTCATTTCAGATCACCCGGTAGGCGAGATTTTTGAGGCCACCATTACCGGCTATGCCTATGGAAGCGTCTGGGGAACCGACATGTATACCGCCGATTCAAATGTGAACACCGCCGCAGTCCACGCAGGAGTTTTACGGCATGGAGAAACGGGTAAAGTGAGAATCGAGGTTCTCCCCGGACAGGATCGGTATGTGGGCAGCACTCGGAATGGAGTCCGTTCCAGTGATTATGGAAGTTATCCCTTAAGTTTTCGTTTTTTACCCCTATCAAAAGCTGAAGCTTCTTCTTCTCAAAGTGAACAAATTATATATGTGCTTCGAACAATTCCTCCCTTAAATGATTTACCATGGATACCGGGGATTTCAGTATATATTGAAGTAACTGGTTCTACTGAAGGGTCTGTGTGGGGAACTGATATTTATACTCACGATTCTGCCGTTCCTGTTGCAGCAGTGCATGCAGGACTTTTACAACCAGGACAAAAGGGTATTATCCAATTAACCATGCTGGAAGGGCAAAATGCGTACAAAGGCTCGTTACGGAATGGTATTAATTCTCGAGATTATGGCTCATGGGGAAAAAGCTATCGACTTGCTCCTGCGCCAGTTCATACAAGAGTAATATGGGCAATAGCTAACCCTGAGAGGATAGATACCCTTTCGGGGGTTGCTCCCGGCCAGTCATACTATGTATGGACCATAGGTAAAACCAACCGACCTATTTGGGGAACAGACATATATACGGCCGACTCAGATCCGGCAGCCGCTGCAATTCATATGGGGTTACTAAAACCCAATGAGGCAAAGGTTTTACTTCTCCAGACTCTTCCCGGTCAATCCAGCTATACTGGAAGTCTCCGAAACGGCATACAAAGTTCAAACTGGGGGAGTTTTCCCTTAAGCTATTCCCTCAGACTCCCTTAA
- a CDS encoding AraC family transcriptional regulator → MYEIMQLDQEDLVLYYAGTEQCSPLHSWKSIRDHFLFHLVFSGKGVVRVNGQDFHLTAGQGFVFFPGIVTDYQADKEDPWYYGWVGFSGKKAESLLQEIGLDRQNTIYTAQPTKNFIRKVERLINDIARAPHHYLKLATWYYLWYLLDSSKLAEDNKSIKKTPGKEASFFTTYYEAVEYYIQKNYSNPNASIQEMARWIGLSRTHLSSVVRQKYGKSPRDLLIEYRMIKARELLTTTILPVGDIARSVGYEDPLVFSRQFKRFFKKSPKKLRQKQ, encoded by the coding sequence ATGTACGAAATCATGCAGTTAGATCAGGAGGATCTTGTTTTATATTATGCAGGGACCGAACAGTGCAGTCCTCTCCACAGTTGGAAAAGTATCCGAGATCACTTTTTGTTCCACCTTGTTTTTTCAGGTAAAGGCGTAGTACGAGTCAATGGTCAGGACTTCCATCTTACCGCCGGACAGGGCTTTGTATTCTTTCCAGGCATAGTTACGGATTACCAGGCTGATAAAGAAGATCCCTGGTATTATGGGTGGGTAGGTTTTTCAGGTAAAAAGGCAGAATCACTGCTCCAGGAAATCGGCCTGGACCGGCAGAATACCATTTACACGGCTCAACCAACAAAGAATTTTATTCGCAAGGTAGAAAGACTCATTAACGACATAGCCAGGGCCCCTCATCATTATTTAAAATTAGCCACATGGTATTATCTTTGGTATCTTCTCGATTCTTCCAAGCTGGCAGAGGATAATAAATCAATCAAGAAAACCCCAGGGAAGGAAGCCTCTTTTTTTACGACCTATTATGAGGCGGTAGAATACTATATCCAGAAGAACTACAGCAACCCCAACGCTTCGATCCAGGAGATGGCCCGCTGGATAGGCTTATCCAGAACACATTTAAGCTCTGTGGTCCGTCAAAAATATGGCAAAAGTCCTCGAGATCTTCTTATCGAATATCGAATGATTAAAGCGAGGGAACTCTTAACAACTACTATTCTGCCAGTTGGGGATATTGCTCGATCAGTAGGGTATGAGGATCCCCTGGTATTTTCCCGGCAATTCAAGCGTTTCTTTAAGAAGAGCCCTAAAAAGCTAAGGCAGAAACAATAA
- a CDS encoding sugar ABC transporter permease, whose protein sequence is MNRNENVVARPQKNPSYKNLGLFHRIWIHRESYLLMLPFLVLFSVFTLLPIFSAIALSFTNFNMLEMPRWVGWLNYIRLLLDDQIFLQVLKNTLVFAFITGPISYVLSFMLAWFINDFGPTMRSFLTLVFYGPTLAGNVFFIWTFIFSGDYYGLLNGWLINLGILREPIDWIGDTNYVLSVVLVVQIWLSFGAGFLAFIAGFQSIDRSLYEAAVIDGVRNRWQELWYITLPSMAPQLLFGAVMQIGASFGVSEVIKAVAGFPSRGYTADTIGTYINDYGVVRFEMGYACAIAVVLFLMMVGTNKVIMKLLKGLL, encoded by the coding sequence ATGAATAGAAATGAAAATGTGGTGGCAAGACCACAAAAAAATCCCTCCTATAAAAACCTGGGGCTTTTTCACAGAATTTGGATACATCGGGAGAGTTATCTTCTCATGTTACCTTTTCTGGTTCTTTTCTCGGTGTTTACCCTTTTGCCTATCTTTTCTGCTATTGCCCTGAGTTTTACCAATTTTAATATGCTCGAAATGCCCCGGTGGGTGGGGTGGCTGAACTATATTCGATTGCTTCTGGATGACCAGATCTTCTTACAGGTTCTTAAAAACACCCTTGTCTTTGCCTTTATTACGGGTCCTATCAGTTATGTGTTGTCCTTTATGCTGGCCTGGTTCATTAATGACTTTGGACCAACCATGCGTTCTTTTCTGACCCTGGTTTTTTATGGTCCTACTCTGGCAGGAAATGTGTTTTTTATCTGGACCTTTATTTTTTCAGGAGATTATTACGGGCTTCTTAATGGATGGCTTATCAATCTTGGTATTCTACGGGAGCCTATCGATTGGATCGGGGATACTAACTATGTTCTGTCGGTAGTGCTGGTTGTCCAGATTTGGCTCAGTTTTGGAGCGGGGTTTCTGGCGTTCATTGCGGGTTTCCAAAGTATTGATCGAAGCCTGTACGAAGCGGCCGTTATTGATGGGGTCCGCAACCGTTGGCAAGAACTCTGGTATATCACTTTACCAAGTATGGCTCCGCAACTCTTGTTTGGGGCGGTAATGCAGATTGGGGCTTCCTTTGGGGTAAGTGAGGTAATAAAGGCGGTGGCAGGGTTCCCTTCTCGTGGATATACGGCCGACACAATCGGTACCTATATAAACGATTATGGGGTGGTGCGCTTTGAAATGGGCTACGCCTGTGCCATCGCGGTGGTCCTGTTTCTCATGATGGTGGGGACCAACAAGGTAATCATGAAACTATTAAAGGGCTTGTTATGA